Proteins from a genomic interval of Acanthopagrus latus isolate v.2019 chromosome 7, fAcaLat1.1, whole genome shotgun sequence:
- the frmd4bb gene encoding FERM domain-containing protein 4B isoform X2 has translation MTEGRLCQVQLLDDRKLELLVQPKLLSYELLDLVSSHFNLKEKEFFGLAFCDDNGQRKWLQMDRRVLEHDFSKKSGPIALNFLVRFYVENITQLKDIITVELFFLNAKSAVYNEIIEVESENVFKLAANALQEAKGDYTSDESTRADLKKLPTLPTKVLKEHPSLAYCEDRVIEYYKQMKGVSRGQAIVQYLTLVESLPTYGVHYYEVKDKQGIPWWLGLSYKGIGQYDLQDKLKPRKLYQWKQLENLYFREKKFAVEVNDPHRRAVTKRTFGQTGLLIHTWYASHSLIKTIWVMAISQHQFYLDRKQSKAKLGAARSLEEIAMDLTEHGGAKINRLGDACLKNNLITASNGSLVSTGSADSEMSEEQKKEKLSELRKKEQEIQDILAKKTKELKKICLREAELTGKLPKEYPLSSGERPPQVRRRVGTAFKLDDLFPYNEDPFLRNLESRFALQQKIVEAAKKLANEPELCKTVKKKRRRNCLDAMHKLQQIEDEMNQYRIKKGKKPTQRASVIIADELIRSDCSSLSSLPLDDDDSDSASQRPRSRSVQGSPQLSPMRSLGTEYDVERQGCPRENHHNKNHSRLAFEGQEASHYYQNPREVSSTHCSPYKTLPRPPRDPRSMPPTPVMTRNAYSSSQLRSEGSPHCFRHRSGSLESQPQLRKDADSEKPVFILSPAHRSNSTEVLEDCSSYTSQSSLEYCGAANSQYSTLDSRSSTMHRLHRKVEVYGNTGSMPNLVQHHSGCSYSGETSAHYPPSAYYVSGYPCLDMEPYSNGAYVYENEVEGHYNVNPSYQMNGYHGHDRFRHYSSDQADGLSQNPYATVRPPRTREGPRNELLAKNIHKALVAEHLKGWYHRSRGPREGGRGMLTGYDYDSGSQLSLGYQTMPAAFSHSSRTTSFSSVSSVESAGNWRNQLAVGLTEYDSPDTPQYPHPRAPVSPYNRSPTHNRFHLDRSYMSIH, from the exons ATGACTGAGGGCAGACTGTGCCAGGTGCAGCTGCTGGATGACAggaagctggagctgctggttcAG CCCAAGCTTCTGTCGTACGAACTCCTCGACTTGGTTTCCTCCCACTTCAACCTCAAAGAGAAGGAATTCTTTGGACTTGCATTTTGTGATGACAA TGGTCAGCGTAAGTGGTTGCAGATGGACCGCAGGGTTCTCGAGCATGACTTCTCGAAGAAGTCCGGGCCCATCGCCCTCAACTTCCTGGTCAG GTTTTATGTGGAAAATATAACACAGCTCAAGGACATCATAACGGTGGAGCTGTTCTTCCTGAATGCAAAATCCGCGGTCTACAAT gAGATCATAGAAGTGGAGAGTGAGAACGTCTTCAAATTAGCTGCGAATGCTCTGCAG GAGGCCAAGGGAGACTACACGAG CGACGAAAGCACTCGAGCTGACTTGAAGAAACTACCGACTCTCCCCACCAAAGTCCTCAAGGAACACCCATCGCTTGCGTACTG CGAGGATCGAGTCATTGAATACTATAAACAGATGAAAGGAGTCTCCCGAGGACAGGCCATTGTGCA GTATTTGACGTTGGTGGAATCGCTGCCCACGTATGGCGTCCACTACTATGAAGTGAAG GATAAACAAGGGATCCCGTGGTGGCTTGGACTCAGCTATAAGGGCATTGGCCAGTATGACCTGCAGGATAAACTGAAACCCAGAAAG CTCTACCAGTGGAAACAACTGGAGAACCTGTACTTTCGGGAGAAGAAGTTTGCTGTGGAGGTTAACGATCCACACAG GAGAGCAGTAACCAAGCGCACCTTTGGGCAAACGGGACTACTCATCCACACGTGGTATGCCAGCCACTCTTTAATCAAAACCATTTGGGTCATGGCTATCAGCCAGCACCAGTTCTACTTGGAcagaaagcaaagcaaa GCTAAATTAGGAGCAGCGAGAAGTCTGGAGGAAATTGCCATGGACCTCACGGAGCACGGAGGAGCGAAAATAAACAGACTGGGAGACGCTTGCCTGAAGAATAACTTAATAACTGCCAGCAATGGGAGCCTGGTGTCCACAG GCTCGGCAGACTCTGAGATGAGCGAGgaacagaagaaagagaaactcTCTGAGCTGAGGAAAAAAGAGCAGGAGATCCAAGATATTTTGGCCAAGAAGACAAAAGAGCTGAAGAAGATTTGCCTGAGAGAGGCG GAGCTCACTGGCAAGCTGCCGAAGGAGTATCCCCTCTCGTCAGGTGAACGACCGCCACAAGTCAGACGGAGGGTTGGCACCGCTTTCAAGCTCGATGACCTTTTCCCCTACAATGAG GATCCCTTCCTGAGAAACCTGGAGAGCAGATTTGCCCTGCAGCAAAAGATTGTGGAGGCGGCTAAGAAGCTTGCCAATGAGCCAGAGCTGTGCAAAACAgtcaagaagaagaggaggagaaactgtcTGGATGCCATGCACAAACTCCAACAGATAGAGGACGAGATGAACCAGTACAGAATTAAGAAGGGAAAGAAGCCCACACAGAGGGCCTCGGTGATTATCGCAG atgaACTCATCCgttcagactgcagctctctgtctaGTCTACCACTGGACGATG ATGACTCAGACAGTGCGAGCCAGAGGCCGAGGTCAAGGTCGGTGCAAGGTTCCCCGCAGCTCAGTCCGATGCGATCGCTGGGAACGGAATATGATGTGGAAAGACAGGGATGTCCGAGGGAAAACCACCACAACAAGAACCACAGCAG ATTAGCTTTTGAAGGTCAGGAGGCTTCCCACTACTACCAGAATCCAAGAGAAGTCTCCTCCACCCACTGTAGTCCCTATAAAACCCTTCCCAGACCTCCTAGAGATCCACGAAGCATGCCACCTACCCCGGTTATGACCCGCAATGcctacagcagcagccagctcaG GTCTGAGGGGTCTCCTCATTGCTTCAGGCACCGCAGTGGCAGTCTGGAGTCCCAGCCCCAGCTCAGAAAGGACGCGGACTCAGAGAAGCCCGTCTTCATCTTGTCACCAGCGCACCGCAGCAACAGCACAGAGGTGTTGGAGGACTGCTCGTCCTACACCAGCCAGTCCAGCCTGGAATACTGTGGAGCGGCCAACTCCCAGTACAGCACGCTGGACTCCCGGTCCTCAACCATGCACCGTCTCCACAGGAAGGTGGAAGTGTACGGAAACACCGGGAGCATGCCCAACTTGGTCCAGCACCATTCTGGTTGTAGTTATTCAGGCGAGACCTCAGCACACTATCCACCCAGTGCCTACTACGTCTCCGGTTACCCCTGCCTGGACATGGAGCCTTACTCAAACGGTGCCTACGTGTATGAGAACGAAGTGGAGGGCCACTACAACGTCAACCCTTCCTACCAAATGAACGGCTACCATGGACACGACAGATTCAGGCACTACAGCAGCGACCAGGCAGATGGTCTGTCCCAGAATCCCTATGCGACGGTGAGGCCGCCGCGGACCCGGGAGGGGCCCCGAAACGAGCTGCTGGCCAAGAACATACATAAGGCCCTGGTGGCGGAGCATCTGAAGGGCTGGTACCACCGAAGCAGGGGCcccagggagggaggaagggggatGCTGACTGGGTACGACTAC